A single region of the Chryseobacterium culicis genome encodes:
- a CDS encoding PPC domain-containing DNA-binding protein, whose product MEIINYNGKQWSAKKVDHIYIVSLDNQSNIVESLTDFIQNQNIQAGEVTGIGAVSEATLRFFNPATKKYVDKTFKEQMEVTNISGNVSEIEGKPTLHLHITLGREDYTALAGHLLEAKIQGAAEFIFYPLNTRVVKIKNEEIGINLYDFEK is encoded by the coding sequence ATGGAGATTATCAATTATAACGGTAAACAATGGTCAGCAAAAAAGGTAGATCATATCTATATCGTCAGCCTCGACAATCAGTCTAATATTGTAGAATCTTTAACGGATTTTATTCAAAACCAAAATATCCAGGCAGGAGAAGTTACAGGAATAGGCGCCGTGAGTGAGGCAACACTTCGTTTCTTTAATCCTGCAACAAAAAAATATGTGGATAAAACCTTTAAAGAACAGATGGAAGTCACCAATATTTCCGGAAATGTCTCTGAAATAGAAGGAAAACCAACTCTTCATCTTCACATTACGTTGGGAAGAGAAGATTACACTGCGCTGGCAGGACATCTTTTGGAAGCAAAAATTCAGGGAGCTGCGGAATTTATTTTCTATCCACTGAATACCAGAGTAGTAAAAATTAAAAACGAAGAAATAGGAATCAATCTCTATGATTTTGAGAAATAA
- a CDS encoding SDR family oxidoreductase yields MEKIALVVGATGITGSNLAEELITQGWTTYGLSRNPNTGIPGLRPIKADLTNEQNLAEALEGISPTHIYFTTWMRNDTEEENIRVNSLLVRNLLNVLSPKKSVQHVALVTGLKHYLGPFEAYAKEGILPETPVREEHPRLPLPNFYYAQEDEVYKASEREGFTWSIHRPHTVVGYAVGNLMNIGATLAVYASICKETGRKFIWPGSEAQWNGVSDVTDARILAQQLVWASTTESAKNQAFNITNGDVFRWKWLWKRLADWFGIEAVGFEGTIKPLEKELENDHQIWTAIADKYNLKEKDLHRLSSAWHTDLDLGRPLEVMCDMSKSRKLGFTAYVSTEDSFIHVFERLRAENMIP; encoded by the coding sequence ATGGAAAAAATTGCATTGGTAGTAGGCGCTACCGGAATTACAGGAAGCAATCTTGCTGAAGAACTGATCACCCAGGGCTGGACAACATACGGATTATCAAGAAATCCAAATACCGGTATTCCAGGTCTTCGTCCCATTAAAGCAGATCTTACGAATGAGCAGAATCTTGCGGAAGCCCTTGAAGGGATCTCTCCTACTCATATTTACTTTACCACATGGATGCGTAATGACACTGAGGAAGAAAATATCCGCGTCAACAGTCTGCTGGTAAGAAACCTGTTGAATGTTTTATCTCCTAAAAAATCGGTTCAGCATGTGGCTCTGGTTACAGGGCTTAAACATTATCTGGGACCATTTGAGGCCTATGCTAAAGAAGGAATTTTACCTGAAACACCTGTCAGAGAAGAACATCCAAGGCTTCCACTTCCCAACTTTTATTATGCACAGGAAGACGAAGTGTACAAAGCTTCAGAAAGAGAGGGCTTCACATGGAGTATTCACAGACCTCACACCGTAGTTGGATATGCAGTAGGAAACCTGATGAATATTGGAGCTACATTGGCGGTGTATGCCAGCATCTGTAAGGAAACCGGAAGGAAATTTATCTGGCCGGGATCTGAAGCACAATGGAATGGAGTTTCGGATGTAACGGATGCCAGAATATTAGCACAACAACTCGTTTGGGCATCCACTACAGAATCAGCAAAAAATCAGGCATTCAATATTACAAATGGAGATGTTTTCAGATGGAAATGGCTGTGGAAAAGACTGGCAGATTGGTTCGGTATAGAAGCTGTAGGTTTTGAAGGAACCATAAAACCTCTTGAAAAAGAACTGGAAAATGACCACCAGATCTGGACAGCTATTGCCGACAAATATAATCTTAAAGAAAAAGATCTTCACCGTTTATCATCAGCATGGCATACTGATCTGGATCTTGGAAGACCGCTGGAAGTCATGTGTGATATGTCAAAAAGCAGAAAACTGGGTTTCACGGCTTATGTAAGCACAGAAGATTCTTTTATACATGTTTTTGAAAGACTTAGAGCAGAAAATATGATTCCTTAA
- a CDS encoding tellurite resistance TerB C-terminal domain-containing protein, producing the protein MPNNQGSFNTDPFIIDVSGHLESPIDFGNEDFASGNIPQDQSRSSHPDLWKIGKKYSRKLNLNEDQSTMLDTMSFSSNVFNEIEYCKIQIIKQFLRSIEYLYQNCIPVNKSYPTVIEELSEIIVCLRYNYRKDSLNYNYTYNSVQTEIFNHILKLSENNVREVYGIKRKINTDFIYTEEDILYHYNKKIASKLDTFLSENQHQILDADYKTNIILNENNTNRWKTKFEMIRDDYSNSLAFEREIFRLSDVNVKNPSVDALFFEASKFVAEYDKDCALRLYIYYLEKDLNSPKFDKRELPKNVQKNLFSTSELFTDFENILNEFIVDRNLKKALEKITQFYLPKRKRIKIDPEAIKNIQEQHSETADILGNILNNNDSEEEMISMQQTEIADEKELTITAIPHLSEIQVSKYMDDLHLTEIQKDIIDLFEKHSFNILQEEFEGFIKAKGLFMGSTIDSINECCFELLDDILIEEEEEYFIINTNYYKKLLKND; encoded by the coding sequence ATGCCTAACAATCAAGGTTCATTCAATACCGATCCTTTTATTATTGATGTTTCCGGACATTTGGAAAGCCCGATTGATTTTGGAAACGAAGATTTTGCTTCTGGGAATATTCCTCAGGATCAGAGCCGATCTTCTCATCCGGATTTGTGGAAAATTGGAAAAAAATACAGCAGAAAGCTCAATCTTAACGAGGATCAATCCACCATGTTGGATACCATGTCTTTTTCCAGTAATGTTTTCAATGAGATTGAATATTGTAAAATACAGATTATTAAACAGTTTTTAAGATCCATTGAATACCTGTATCAGAACTGTATCCCTGTCAACAAATCCTATCCAACTGTCATTGAAGAACTGTCAGAAATTATCGTCTGCCTCCGGTACAATTACAGAAAAGACAGCCTGAATTACAATTACACTTACAATTCCGTACAGACAGAAATTTTCAATCATATTTTGAAACTAAGTGAAAACAATGTCCGTGAAGTGTATGGTATTAAAAGAAAAATTAATACTGATTTTATTTATACTGAGGAGGATATTCTTTATCATTACAATAAAAAGATCGCTTCAAAGCTTGATACCTTCCTGAGTGAAAACCAGCACCAGATTCTTGATGCCGATTACAAAACCAATATTATCCTCAATGAGAATAATACCAACCGTTGGAAGACCAAATTTGAAATGATCCGGGATGATTATTCCAACTCCCTGGCCTTTGAAAGAGAGATATTCAGGCTTTCGGATGTGAATGTCAAAAATCCGTCAGTAGATGCTTTATTTTTTGAAGCTTCAAAATTTGTAGCAGAATATGATAAAGACTGTGCATTGAGGCTTTATATTTACTATCTAGAAAAGGATCTTAACTCCCCTAAATTTGATAAAAGAGAGCTTCCTAAAAATGTTCAGAAAAACCTGTTTTCTACCTCAGAATTGTTCACTGACTTTGAAAATATTCTGAATGAGTTTATTGTAGACAGGAATCTAAAAAAAGCTCTTGAGAAAATCACTCAGTTTTATCTTCCTAAAAGAAAGAGAATTAAGATTGACCCTGAGGCTATTAAAAATATTCAGGAACAGCATTCTGAAACAGCCGATATATTAGGTAATATTCTTAATAATAATGATAGCGAAGAGGAAATGATTTCCATGCAACAGACAGAAATTGCTGATGAAAAAGAATTAACCATTACCGCTATTCCACATCTATCAGAGATTCAGGTTTCCAAATATATGGATGATCTTCATTTAACAGAAATTCAAAAAGATATTATAGATTTATTTGAGAAACACAGCTTCAATATCCTACAGGAAGAGTTTGAGGGTTTTATCAAAGCAAAGGGACTGTTTATGGGCTCTACCATAGATTCTATTAATGAATGTTGTTTTGAACTTCTCGACGATATTCTTATTGAGGAAGAAGAGGAATATTTTATTATTAACACAAATTATTACAAAAAACTTTTAAAAAATGATTGA
- a CDS encoding NAD(P)-dependent oxidoreductase — translation MKRLFGRYFAAKYPYFRILFVDLQITPFHSGVKNLINNNIKNIIMERIGFIGLGNMGHPMAKNLEKAGFPLSVYNRTSEKAKDFEEKATVCTHIKDLIQNSDIILTMLTNDSAVKAVYEEILPLDIQGKLFVDMSTISPEVSKETAAALKIKEASFIDAPVAGSTQPAQEGTLIIMAGGEDDDIQRAVPYLLKMGKSVKHLGENGKGIAGKLSINYFLSTIYQGLAETVLLAGKLGIERSDMLEIINESASGSGATKVKTPMLIADQYAPAFALDLMLKDILLAKNAGADFPLSEALIQTYQNAHDEGFGQDDVIGIINYLKQK, via the coding sequence GTGAAGCGGCTATTTGGTAGATATTTTGCTGCAAAATACCCATATTTTAGAATCTTATTTGTAGATCTTCAGATAACTCCTTTTCATTCAGGAGTTAAAAATTTAATTAACAACAACATAAAAAATATCATAATGGAAAGAATCGGATTTATCGGATTGGGAAATATGGGACATCCTATGGCTAAAAATCTTGAAAAAGCAGGATTTCCGCTATCTGTTTACAACAGAACTTCAGAAAAAGCCAAAGATTTTGAAGAAAAAGCGACTGTCTGTACCCACATTAAAGACCTGATACAAAACAGCGATATCATACTCACCATGTTGACCAACGATAGTGCTGTAAAAGCAGTGTATGAGGAAATTCTTCCTTTAGATATTCAAGGGAAACTCTTTGTGGACATGAGTACGATTTCTCCGGAAGTTTCCAAAGAAACGGCAGCAGCTCTGAAAATAAAAGAAGCTTCCTTTATTGATGCTCCCGTAGCAGGCAGTACCCAACCCGCTCAGGAAGGTACGCTGATCATTATGGCTGGAGGTGAAGATGACGACATTCAGCGTGCCGTGCCTTATCTGTTGAAAATGGGAAAATCCGTAAAACATCTGGGTGAAAACGGAAAAGGTATTGCCGGAAAGTTATCAATCAACTACTTTCTTTCCACAATTTATCAGGGATTGGCAGAAACTGTTTTACTGGCTGGAAAATTAGGAATTGAAAGATCAGATATGCTTGAGATAATTAATGAAAGTGCCAGCGGAAGCGGTGCTACCAAAGTAAAAACACCGATGCTGATTGCAGATCAGTATGCTCCGGCATTTGCTCTTGATTTAATGTTGAAAGACATCCTTCTCGCTAAAAATGCAGGCGCTGATTTTCCTTTATCCGAAGCATTGATTCAAACCTATCAAAATGCCCATGATGAAGGCTTTGGTCAGGATGATGTTATAGGAATTATCAACTATTTAAAACAAAAATAA
- a CDS encoding SDR family oxidoreductase, with the protein MSKTILITGAASGFGKIAAFELAKKGHKVIATTQVYPQMSDVIREAKEQGIDLIVDKLDVTSQRDIDYILKKYEIDILISNAGIMEGGPIAEQPVDIIRSMFEVNVFGALNLAQGFIKKFVEKRRGKIVFTSSMGGLWTVPYVAAYCSSKHALESIAEGLKTELAPFNIKIATCNPGVFGTGFNDRGVDSIFHWYDPKINFTPESAFDGAAESLAHQLDPQSMAEVIVNVALDEDSHFRNVHPKETEEFVKQLQADAWTAKS; encoded by the coding sequence ATGAGTAAAACAATTTTAATTACAGGTGCAGCAAGTGGATTCGGAAAGATTGCTGCTTTTGAGCTTGCTAAAAAAGGACATAAGGTAATTGCCACTACACAGGTTTATCCTCAGATGAGTGATGTAATCCGCGAAGCTAAAGAACAGGGAATTGATCTTATAGTGGATAAACTGGACGTTACCAGCCAAAGGGATATTGATTATATTCTGAAGAAATATGAAATAGATATTTTAATCAGCAATGCCGGAATTATGGAAGGCGGTCCAATTGCTGAGCAGCCGGTGGACATTATCCGCTCTATGTTTGAAGTGAATGTGTTTGGTGCATTGAATCTTGCCCAGGGTTTCATCAAAAAGTTTGTCGAAAAAAGAAGGGGTAAGATTGTTTTCACTTCATCAATGGGAGGTTTATGGACAGTTCCTTATGTGGCTGCCTACTGTTCTTCCAAGCATGCGTTGGAATCTATTGCTGAAGGATTAAAGACAGAGCTTGCTCCATTTAATATCAAAATTGCAACTTGCAATCCAGGGGTATTTGGAACAGGATTTAATGACAGGGGAGTAGATTCTATTTTTCATTGGTATGACCCGAAAATCAATTTCACTCCGGAATCTGCTTTTGACGGAGCCGCAGAATCTTTGGCTCATCAGCTTGATCCACAGTCTATGGCTGAAGTGATTGTAAATGTAGCTTTAGACGAAGACAGTCATTTCAGAAATGTACATCCAAAGGAAACTGAAGAGTTTGTAAAACAGCTTCAGGCAGATGCCTGGACAGCAAAAAGTTAA
- a CDS encoding BRCT domain-containing protein gives MTNFENPELQVLTSKARADKAINSLKGLLLGILSDNIIDVREMDELRLWAKEHYDLISRNPFREFMLLIENTASNEIPAKEAIEDLYWLCQKYEHDSIYYNGITSDLQLLQGIFHGILADGILNDDEIFKLHEWLSENEHLNSHYPYDEIRSLVLSIVADKKINEEERAVLTAFIKQFVELKNTEIAEKVEKDTEGVSISGICAVDPEITFENKTFCITGILSRGTRNELQEAISNKGGIPVNTISRKTDYLIIGDTNNACWSYSCYGRKVEKALDLRKSGHTIILVHEFDVFDAV, from the coding sequence ATGACTAATTTTGAAAATCCTGAACTTCAGGTTCTTACTTCCAAAGCAAGAGCAGATAAAGCAATCAATTCTTTAAAGGGGCTTTTACTAGGTATTCTTTCTGATAACATTATTGATGTCAGAGAAATGGATGAACTCAGATTATGGGCCAAAGAACATTATGATTTGATCAGTAGAAATCCATTCCGAGAATTCATGCTTTTAATTGAAAATACAGCCTCCAACGAAATTCCGGCTAAAGAAGCCATTGAAGATTTGTATTGGTTATGCCAGAAATATGAACATGACAGTATCTATTACAATGGAATTACTTCAGATTTGCAGCTTTTGCAAGGAATTTTCCATGGTATACTGGCTGATGGTATTCTCAATGATGATGAAATCTTTAAACTTCATGAATGGCTATCTGAGAATGAGCATCTGAATTCTCATTATCCGTATGATGAGATCAGAAGTCTCGTTTTATCAATCGTTGCTGACAAAAAAATAAATGAAGAAGAAAGAGCTGTGCTGACAGCTTTTATTAAACAGTTTGTTGAATTAAAAAATACAGAGATCGCTGAAAAAGTGGAAAAAGATACAGAAGGTGTTTCTATATCTGGTATCTGTGCTGTAGATCCTGAAATTACTTTTGAAAATAAAACCTTCTGTATTACAGGGATTTTAAGTCGTGGAACCCGGAACGAATTGCAGGAAGCAATTTCTAATAAAGGGGGAATTCCTGTGAATACCATTTCAAGAAAAACAGATTATCTGATTATTGGAGATACCAATAATGCTTGCTGGAGCTATTCCTGTTACGGAAGAAAAGTGGAAAAAGCCTTAGATCTCAGAAAGTCAGGGCACACTATTATTTTGGTTCATGAGTTTGATGTTTTTGACGCGGTTTGA
- a CDS encoding chloramphenicol acetyltransferase, translated as MKIVDIDNWNRKEHFEFFSNMASPYFGFTTEVDCTKAYDTVKEKGYSFFAYYFHKSMVAINTVDELKLRIIDGQVIQFDIVHAGSTIGRPDGTFGFSFTPYSEDFETFNTALQEEIKGVHQTSGLRLSNERLGKDHIRHTTIPWNSFSAILHPTDFNTTESVPKIAFGKFTIREGRKYLPVSIEAHHGLADGIHLAQYLEEFQKQLEQ; from the coding sequence ATGAAGATTGTAGATATAGACAACTGGAACAGGAAAGAGCATTTCGAATTTTTCTCTAATATGGCAAGCCCTTATTTTGGATTTACAACAGAGGTAGACTGTACAAAAGCATATGACACAGTGAAAGAAAAAGGATATTCATTTTTTGCCTATTATTTTCACAAGTCTATGGTAGCCATCAATACAGTGGATGAATTAAAATTAAGAATTATTGATGGTCAGGTAATACAGTTTGATATAGTTCATGCCGGCAGTACGATTGGAAGACCTGATGGTACTTTTGGTTTTTCATTTACTCCTTATTCAGAGGATTTTGAAACTTTCAACACTGCCCTGCAGGAGGAAATAAAAGGCGTACATCAGACTTCAGGATTGAGATTGAGCAATGAGAGACTTGGAAAAGATCATATAAGACATACGACTATTCCATGGAATTCATTCAGTGCTATACTGCATCCTACAGATTTTAATACTACAGAATCGGTTCCTAAGATTGCTTTTGGAAAATTTACTATCAGGGAAGGTAGAAAATATCTTCCGGTTTCGATTGAAGCGCATCATGGACTGGCAGACGGAATTCATCTTGCCCAATATCTGGAAGAGTTTCAGAAACAGCTGGAACAGTAA
- a CDS encoding ATP-binding protein has product MIDNIKPKEATSIINSLVSGVVPKIGVQHITVGRSEEINAFISALDDVKNGLSLVKFWIGDFGSGKSFMLHLLNTVTLKQKFVVANADFTPDNRLYSNDGKSVMLYSAIMDNIAIQTKPEGGALPTLLEKWIEQVIAKTAEENHISLMEIRSDQYLGLIQNSIMKTVNEITEIGGFDFGSAIVKYYEGYINGDELLRRNALKWLKGEYSTKTEARQDLGIREIINDSNYYDMLKNFCKLFVSMGYSGFMINLDEAINLYKISTMASREKNYEKILSIYNDCFQGKVANLFINFAGTKEFLENERRGLFSYQALKSRLEANKFETSELRDFAQPVIKLMPLNHNEIFVLLKKLKLIFDFNYKTELDITDEDISAFMEEIFNKPGAAEFLTPREVIRDFLNILNIIRQNPEVDKKRLFGEIEIADERPNDLILLDSIEEL; this is encoded by the coding sequence ATGATTGACAATATTAAACCTAAAGAAGCTACTTCCATTATCAATTCTTTGGTAAGCGGAGTAGTTCCGAAAATAGGAGTACAACATATTACAGTAGGGAGATCTGAAGAAATCAATGCTTTTATCAGCGCTCTGGATGATGTCAAAAACGGATTGAGCCTTGTGAAATTCTGGATTGGAGACTTTGGAAGTGGGAAATCTTTTATGCTTCATCTGCTGAATACAGTGACTTTAAAACAAAAGTTTGTTGTGGCTAATGCAGATTTTACACCGGATAACAGACTGTATTCCAATGATGGAAAAAGTGTGATGCTATATTCTGCAATTATGGATAATATTGCGATCCAGACCAAACCAGAGGGAGGAGCATTGCCAACTTTACTTGAAAAATGGATAGAACAGGTGATTGCAAAAACGGCAGAGGAAAATCACATATCCCTGATGGAAATCCGAAGTGATCAGTATCTGGGGTTGATTCAGAATTCTATTATGAAAACTGTGAACGAAATCACAGAAATAGGTGGTTTTGATTTCGGTTCAGCTATTGTAAAATACTATGAAGGTTATATTAACGGAGATGAATTACTGCGCAGAAATGCACTGAAATGGTTGAAAGGAGAATACAGCACTAAAACAGAAGCAAGACAGGATTTAGGAATCAGGGAAATCATCAATGATTCCAATTATTATGATATGCTCAAGAATTTCTGCAAGCTTTTTGTGAGCATGGGCTATAGTGGTTTCATGATCAACCTGGATGAAGCGATCAATCTCTATAAAATTTCTACAATGGCTTCCCGTGAGAAAAATTACGAGAAAATTCTGTCTATTTACAATGACTGTTTTCAGGGGAAAGTAGCCAACCTTTTCATTAATTTTGCCGGAACAAAAGAGTTTCTGGAAAATGAGAGAAGAGGTCTTTTCAGCTATCAGGCACTGAAATCCAGACTTGAAGCCAATAAATTCGAAACCTCTGAACTGCGTGATTTCGCCCAGCCGGTGATCAAACTAATGCCTTTGAATCATAATGAAATTTTTGTTCTGCTAAAAAAACTGAAACTGATTTTTGATTTCAATTATAAAACAGAGCTGGATATTACAGATGAGGATATTTCTGCTTTTATGGAGGAAATTTTCAACAAACCAGGAGCTGCAGAGTTTCTGACGCCAAGAGAAGTAATCAGAGACTTTCTAAATATCCTTAATATCATCAGACAAAATCCCGAAGTGGATAAAAAAAGACTTTTCGGGGAAATTGAAATTGCAGACGAAAGACCCAATGATCTTATTCTTTTAGACAGTATTGAAGAATTATGA
- a CDS encoding helix-turn-helix domain-containing protein, whose translation MMENTSEIIFDKLVYSCAFESYRGYEEFIPDHFLGFQISGETHAFHEQGKTVIKENTVVLVRKNQLIRTIKYPSDNEKYQFVSITLDDETLRQYATENKIVVQANFPENQRLFFEPDDFFKSYFASLIPYIHKTKEVPPTLGALKVKEAIELILLSNPDLKNLLFDFSEPHKIDLKEFMNKNFMFNVSVEAFAKLTGRSLSGFKRDFNKIFEMTPKQWLKEKRLKEAYYLIKNRDKKPSDIYLDLGFENLSHFYSSFKKKFGVTTTEV comes from the coding sequence ATGATGGAAAATACTTCTGAGATTATATTTGATAAACTCGTTTATTCATGTGCTTTTGAATCTTACAGAGGCTATGAGGAATTTATTCCGGACCATTTTCTGGGATTTCAGATATCCGGGGAAACGCATGCTTTTCATGAACAGGGTAAAACGGTGATCAAAGAAAATACAGTGGTTCTGGTAAGGAAAAATCAACTGATCAGAACGATTAAATATCCTTCAGACAATGAAAAATATCAGTTTGTTTCTATCACCCTTGACGATGAAACCCTGAGACAATATGCCACAGAAAACAAAATAGTTGTGCAGGCTAATTTTCCAGAGAATCAGCGTTTGTTTTTTGAGCCTGATGATTTTTTTAAGAGCTATTTTGCCTCACTCATTCCTTATATCCATAAAACGAAAGAAGTACCGCCAACATTGGGTGCTTTAAAGGTTAAAGAAGCGATAGAGCTTATTTTATTGAGTAATCCTGATCTTAAAAATCTTCTTTTTGATTTTTCTGAACCCCATAAAATTGACCTTAAGGAATTTATGAACAAGAATTTTATGTTCAATGTATCGGTGGAGGCTTTTGCAAAGCTTACAGGCCGTAGTCTTTCAGGTTTTAAGCGGGATTTCAACAAAATATTTGAGATGACTCCAAAACAATGGCTGAAAGAAAAAAGATTAAAGGAAGCGTATTATTTAATTAAAAACAGGGATAAAAAGCCTTCGGATATCTATCTTGATCTGGGTTTTGAGAATTTATCCCATTTTTATTCTTCTTTTAAAAAGAAATTTGGGGTTACCACTACAGAAGTTTAA
- a CDS encoding ligase-associated DNA damage response exonuclease: MKLITFTKKGIYCPQGKFYIDPWRPVDLAVITHGHADHARWGMKKYLCHHFTKPILHQRIGPDIECQSVEYGEVITINGVKLSLHPAGHIIGSAQIKLEYKGYVTVISGDYKVQNDGLSTPFELVKCNEFVTESTFGLPIYNWLEVPDLNKKLQNWVLKNKENHKTSVFIGYSLGKAQRIMKAVEELGKIYVHYSIGKLNEAFETVGIDLPDYTIADFRERPKEMEHEIVIVPPALLDSNIIKKIPDPATAICSGWMQVRGARRWRSADAGFAMSDHADWKGLLQTVKATEAEIVHVTHGQTEVFSKYLNEIGVKADVVETLFGEDEEESEKEITENPES; this comes from the coding sequence TTGAAATTAATCACATTTACAAAAAAAGGAATTTATTGTCCACAGGGAAAATTCTACATTGATCCCTGGAGACCTGTAGACCTGGCGGTTATCACCCATGGCCATGCTGATCATGCCCGCTGGGGAATGAAAAAATACCTTTGTCATCATTTTACAAAACCTATTCTCCATCAAAGAATCGGACCCGATATCGAATGCCAAAGTGTAGAATATGGAGAAGTTATTACCATCAATGGAGTAAAACTTTCCCTTCACCCCGCCGGACATATTATTGGTTCTGCACAGATAAAACTCGAATATAAAGGATATGTGACCGTAATTTCAGGAGATTACAAAGTTCAGAATGATGGATTGAGCACTCCTTTTGAGCTTGTAAAATGCAATGAGTTTGTGACAGAAAGTACCTTTGGCCTGCCTATTTATAACTGGCTTGAAGTTCCGGATTTAAATAAAAAACTCCAAAACTGGGTACTGAAGAATAAAGAAAATCATAAAACCTCTGTTTTTATAGGCTATTCTTTAGGGAAAGCCCAGCGTATTATGAAAGCAGTGGAAGAATTGGGAAAAATATATGTACACTACTCCATCGGAAAATTGAATGAAGCCTTTGAAACAGTAGGAATCGACCTTCCGGACTATACTATCGCAGACTTCAGAGAGCGTCCAAAAGAGATGGAACATGAAATTGTTATTGTTCCTCCTGCTTTACTCGACAGCAATATCATCAAAAAAATACCTGATCCGGCTACTGCAATATGCTCAGGCTGGATGCAGGTTCGTGGTGCCAGAAGATGGCGAAGTGCAGATGCTGGATTCGCGATGAGTGACCATGCAGACTGGAAAGGATTATTGCAGACTGTAAAAGCTACGGAAGCCGAAATTGTGCATGTTACCCACGGCCAGACAGAAGTATTTTCAAAATATCTGAATGAAATAGGCGTAAAAGCTGATGTTGTAGAAACATTATTTGGAGAAGATGAAGAGGAATCTGAAAAAGAAATCACTGAAAATCCTGAATCATGA
- a CDS encoding GlcG/HbpS family heme-binding protein — protein sequence MELNYKTAEKVLNAAKERALSMNIPVSIAVVDSGGHLVALARLDSVYGVIDFAVKKAKTAAMFGVNSDVMGSIISEAGFHGYGMLNSNEGLLTIAGGVVLKDAEGKTIGAIGSSGGTPEQDKEIAAAGAHAIA from the coding sequence ATGGAACTGAATTATAAAACTGCAGAAAAGGTTTTAAATGCAGCAAAAGAAAGGGCATTATCTATGAATATTCCCGTGAGTATTGCCGTGGTGGATTCCGGGGGACATCTTGTTGCGCTGGCAAGGCTGGATAGTGTATATGGAGTGATTGATTTTGCTGTTAAAAAAGCAAAGACAGCTGCTATGTTCGGAGTAAATAGTGATGTAATGGGAAGTATAATCTCAGAAGCCGGTTTTCATGGCTATGGAATGCTGAATTCAAATGAAGGACTGCTGACTATTGCAGGCGGTGTTGTTCTTAAGGATGCAGAAGGAAAGACCATTGGTGCTATAGGCTCTTCAGGAGGAACCCCCGAGCAGGATAAAGAAATTGCAGCGGCAGGAGCTCATGCTATTGCTTAA
- a CDS encoding Crp/Fnr family transcriptional regulator yields the protein MFEVLLSHIENKVDITDEQKNQVKSFFTLKKLRKKQYLLQEGDICKSLSFVSKGLLKSYFLDEKGNEHINMFAFEGWWISDFNSFINQEKSVLNIDAIEETEVLMITLENYEKMMLEVPVMDRYFRILYQNSLVTKDYRLIVSNSYTAEEKYLQLAQKSPEMIKRVPHNLIASYLGLAPETVSRIRKKNSLNNT from the coding sequence ATGTTTGAGGTTCTGCTTTCCCATATCGAGAATAAGGTTGATATCACCGACGAACAGAAAAATCAGGTTAAATCTTTCTTTACCTTAAAAAAGCTTCGTAAAAAACAATATCTGCTTCAGGAAGGAGATATCTGTAAATCGTTGTCTTTTGTAAGTAAAGGGCTGTTAAAATCTTATTTTCTGGATGAAAAAGGAAATGAACACATCAATATGTTTGCCTTTGAAGGTTGGTGGATCTCGGACTTCAACAGTTTTATCAATCAGGAAAAATCTGTTCTGAATATTGATGCTATTGAAGAAACCGAAGTTCTGATGATCACCTTGGAAAATTATGAAAAAATGATGCTGGAAGTTCCTGTCATGGACAGGTATTTCAGAATTTTATATCAGAATAGTCTTGTTACAAAAGATTACAGACTTATTGTTTCCAATAGCTATACTGCTGAAGAAAAGTATCTTCAACTGGCACAAAAGAGTCCGGAAATGATCAAAAGAGTCCCCCACAATCTTATTGCCTCCTATCTTGGCCTTGCCCCTGAAACTGTGAGCAGAATCCGTAAAAAGAATTCTTTGAACAATACTTGA